TCTGTTTATGGCAAAGAACACGTTATCATTCGATATATCAGGTTTTGTTAATTTTTGGGTTTTTGTATTTTGACGTTTGTAAACTTTATCtaaatttcatataaataatattcttatgTAGCATTTATACTCCAAAAGATAAAGCTGATTTCTAATTACTGAACTAGGTCTATAATGTATTTAACATTGTAAAAATAAGCGGAAATAAACATTTGTCGATTTTCATTGCGAGTTCTCAAAAAATATTCTGCTGAATCTTGTTTAAAACTAAATGTGATAACTTGAAAATTTCtgagttaattaaaaaaaaaaatcaaaccgtTTATCTTTTTTGCTTTAGCAGTTTATACCATTTATTGAAATTGAGAATTGGAACAGGGAAGGTGACAATAACGTTTTAGTGATAGATGCAATACAAAAGAACAAATACAATTGTATAGCTTGACGCCGCATAAACGTTACAATCATTTTATACgggatcacccctagtttgttgtggggttcgtgttgcttattcgttagttttctatgttgtgtcatgtgtactattgtttgtctgtttgcctttttcatttttagccattgcgttgtcagtttattttcgatatatgagtttgactgtccctctgttatctttcgtccctgttttatagttttgatcatttgtttacTCTTTTTATCAACCTACATGAATTTCCACGGAACATGCGATATCGATCACCTCCTTACATTTTCTCattagtaaaattttaaatatttatagcAATATCATGAACCTTTTTAACAAGTGACCAACTGCATACTTTtcgtctttttttaaatgaattctaAACGTTTATTACGTCAATATTGATTTGACTATATCCCTGGGGTTATATAAGCAATCTGTAGATATTTTTTGAGAATCAGATGTACTTCAATTAATTCTTAATCTTTACTTAAGTTCAACAAATTTGCAACTTGCGTGAACGAATACACATAAATCAAAACTGAGTAAACACGTAAGACCttattatgaaaataatctgcttgagtcttatgtagacgaaacgggcgtctagcgtattaaattataatcctggtacctttgataactattgacctATATTTGAGATAAAATAGACTATTAAGGAAAcacttacaattaaaaaaatactaatagCATAAACTTTGTCTTCAAAATAATTTGTatctgaatttattatttttgcagTTAAGGAGAAAGGATGTAAAAAGACAGCTCAAGGTTCTGAGTATAAAGGAATGATCAGTACCACCGTCAGCAACAGGAACTGTCAGAGATGGAATTTCAATACACCTCACCGTCACCCATTTCATTATCTAGACCAAAACTATTGTCGTAATCCAGACGGTTCATCTGTACCTTGGTGTTATACCACTGACCCTAATAAACGATGGGAGTATTGTAATGTCCCCTATTGTTGTGAGtactacatttttttaatataacgtTTACAATCAATATAATCAAGAAAATCTGCATGTTTTAGGAATAAGATTTTGATTCCATTCCGGTTTCCAATTTTTCAGATGGTcattcatgtacatttttttgtcgAAGTCTATTTATGGCAACGTAGACGTTATCATTGGATATATCAGGTTTTGATGAatactttttagaattttaaaagttattgaactttatctAAATATCAAACTTAATATTCCTATGTAGCGTTTATACTCCAAAATGCAGTTGAATGCACATTTCAGAACTGGATCTATAAATGTAAAGAACGTTTATAAAAATTGGTGACGATAAGCATGTGCCACTTTATATTACGTGTTTGAAAAATTTAGTCGACAGAGTGTAAttttaaactatatttcattgcTTTAAATTTCGGATTTAACGAATGAAATTCAAGGGGTTTATGATTATATCATTTGATAGAATTGAGAATAGAAACGAGGAATTTTCAACGTATATTTGTACCGCCAAGCAGAGGTTCCACTgcaaactttgttataaacaatgtcataatatctgGTCCTGTTGGAACACATTTTATACCATTTACTGCGTTTTCATTTGACACTTTTATTATGAAGGAATTTCTGTTTAATAACATATGTGTCATCTCATTTTGAGTGATGTATGAAATAAACATGAACAAACACAATTTTTAACATGACGCCATCTAGACGTACATCCATTTTAAGGAATTTTCACGGAACGATTAATAACGATGACCTCTTTTTTTCCAAATCAGTAAAAACAGAAATGTTTATGgcaatataatatacatttttaacaACATTGTATGTACAGATTTGCGTGAAAACAAATGTATACGTTTTGACTTTTActaacatacatttttttacatttaaagacctttttgttttcctttgttgatatatttgtttgttcttatagtgattaagattataaccaatgttgactgctgtatccctattcttgacattcttacctattatgtctattttttCACACATAGTTGTCTATTTTATGGTAATGCATGTGACTGGCTTACAAGAGAGAAGATTAGTTATCTACAAAATAATGTTTGATTCATCAATTTCAAATAAGAATATGTCTGTACCAAATCAAACATATGACaggtgttatccattcgtttgatatgttttagcttttggttttgccatttgataaagtaaCTTTACGTttagaattttcttcggagttctttttttttgttattatttttggttttcatgTGACAGGTATCTAAAGGCAACACGTATAACATTTCTATTTTCACTGAAGGGTGTAATCAGATACAGTTGAATGAGCTCTAAATACATACAAAAGTTCAACAAATATTGTCTACTGTACGATTACATATAATTTGCCATAAGTACAAAAACATGAATGGATAATTAGTAAATGCGTGAAAGTTTTCTAGGGAAGTAATCTTCTTATAAGTTATTTGACCATACATCTGAGAAAAGTAAGAAATTCAAGTAAACAATTACATTGAAAGTTTCAAACATCAATTATGAAAGAAAATTTGCCtttcaaattatttatatttgatttgtatTATTATGCAGTAGTTAAAAAGGAAAAAGGATGTAAGAAGACAGCTCAGGGTTCTGAGTATAAAGGAATGATCAGCACCACCAGTAGCAACAGGGACTGTCAGAGTTGGAAGTTGAATTCTCCTCATCGTCACCGATATCATTATCCAGATAAAAACTATTGTCGTAATCCAGACAGTTCAGCTGCACCTTGGTGTTATACCACTGACCCTAATAAACGATGGGAATATTGTAACGTCCCCTATTGTTGTGAGtattacattattttaatataacGTTTACAATCAATATCATCAAGAAAATCTTAAAAGACCtagattttgttatatatttcgATGACTGATGTGTCAGATGGTAATTTATTACAGTTATTGTGTATGTATGTTTAGCACAACGTATACTTTATCATTCGACATGTCCGTTTTGAAgattttttctatacatttagaagttattgaactttatccGAATATCAAATAGATAAAATTCCTATGTAGCTTTTATACTTCAAGAGAAAGTAAACATCCTTGaactaatatacatatttatgtaggagccagctgaaggacacctccaggtgcgggagtttctcactgcattggagacccattggtggccttccgcttttgtctactctatggtcgggttgttgtctctttgacacattcaccattttcaTTCCTAATTTTATACAGATAACTGTTGCTGAACTAGGTCTAAGTATATGTCGTTTTCAATGCGTCAATAactattacttgatttatttcacttgactgggtgGAGTTTTACTGCTTCGCTTATCATAGATCAGTCTATCAAGAGATAGGTGTCTTGGGATAAattcatcaatgaagtgtccagttatggtCATTGATCCGGTTAAAATTGTAAacactatacatgtatgtatattggCAAGTTAAAGAGAGACACAGTCGTTGACAGCCGTTTATTGAATTGTAAAACGGAGTTTAAAAACATGTTATAATTGCCACAATTTGGAAATTGTTGCTATGAAAGTATCATAACTATAACGTTTTGTTCTACTTGTTTTAACCCTTATATTCCGAAAAGGGGGAATTAGATAACTTGCAAATGGTACTTAGATCTTATTGATTTCATTTATAGTACAACAATAATAATTTCCCTCAAAGAATTTACTCCAAATAtattaatgtaatatatattaatattaatcTCAAAATTAGATATTTGTTAAATTGGCATAATACAATagacaatacttttttttattttagattattttATTCCTCCAATAGCATATACTACTTCTTTGCAAAATTCATTTAGTGAAACTGATAGGACAttagaaatcaataataattataacgacAATAATCCATACCCTGCACATGTTCGAATAGACTgtactttttcaaattaaaaagtaaGCTCCATTCGATCAGTTGAAAAACATTTTTCATACATCaacctttttatatataaacaattttctGATACAAAGGTATAACGCTTACCACCTTACATTTTCTGTACTTTGCCATACGTAAAAAACATAAATAGATAATCAGAAAACACATAAAAGTTTACAAGGGCAGAAATATATGACGAAAGTCTAGGTAAAAATAAGATACTTCAGGAAACAATTACctggaaattaataaaaattagtaatagaaaaaaaatatgtctttaaaCTTATTTATACTTGAATTTATTGTTATTGTAGTTAAACAGAAAGGATGTAAGAAGACAGCTCAGGGTTTTGAGTATAAAGGAATGATCAGTACCACCAGTAGCAACAGGGACTGTCAGACTTGGAAGTTGAATACTCCTCATCGTCACCCATTTCATAATCAAGATGAAAACTATTGTCGTAATCCAGACGGTTCAGCTGCACCTTGGTGTTACACTACTGACCCTAAAAAGCGATGGGAGTATTGTAATGTCCCCTTTTGTAATTAGTACAACATAAATTTGTTACCCAGAAATGACAATAACTATGATTTAGAAGATctgcattttcaaatatttagatttttttcgtTCAATCTCTGCGGACGACTTTGTCGCatatcaattgttttatttgcaaattactaattatgattttgaataaaagagTTGTTtcgtcaattttgtttttaatattatatatcaaaACATGTTCAGACTGAGGCATGTCATACCATGGGTATATTTATAGTATAAGTGTGTATGTTTACTGAACAAAATCATCAGTGAATCAAATTATTCCACTCTTCCATTCCTAGATCGTCAGCAATTTGTCAATTTTCACACCTGTGTTAACATACGTGTATATTTACATGCTGGCATGGTTTTCCTTACTGAAATGTCTTTTCTTGAGAAGCAGAGTGTAACTATATTGGGCTGGTATTGTCATAATTTTTCGTTTTCCTTTTTTTGATAATTAGTTTGGTGTAGTATTTTATACTATTCAGTAAATGGGGTATTCCATGTCATTCCTTTTATCAGAATAAAATGACTGTGATTTctattttaagacaaaaaaagataaaaaaaggacattgcattaaattaaaatcatattgaCATTCCGATATGCGTCATGAAACATCTTGGTGCATTAAGGTCATCACATAACATCATACAAAGGAAAACTATAAAGCTGGGGGTTATTCCATTTCTTGAATACTTAATAATAAATTTTGAGGTAGatgttatttaattttatatagcgTTGCATTAACTGATAATATGGATTTCAGAAATTCAATATGGCGGTTTACTTCTAACCATTGACATGTCAATTATGCATTTGATGGCAAACAGTATCCAAAGCATGACAACTGTACATTGCAAATGTTTTGGTTAAAAATTATAAGgataaacacattttaaaagaGGTTATTAGTGCAAATTTGGTTACTGCCTGAGAAAGTTTTACTGGAACGTCCTTCAGAATTTTATTCTATTTGTGAATTAATCGCCTCAGTTTACACATAATAAATCTCTCGAAAAAAGTGTTCAATCCTATAATGGTGTTTTTGGAAAGTATTCAGTCAATGATTTCATTTTGATACTCTTTGTTTGACTGGAGGGATGGCGATTCGAAATGGCTACTTAGATCCCTTTAGGATATTTTTTCTCTATCATTACGGCTACGGTTATTTTAAGTATTTCAGTAATAAACGAAGCTAAGTATAAGTACTCATGTTCACGGTTACAATTTGGTAAAGATATGCatgaaatcaagaaaaaataGAACACTTGTTAaattttttgattgattgattgaattaaTATATCGGTGCTTAACACCCCTAGCATCCCGATTTTATTAGTGAAGATTTCCGAAAACCATCAAGAAAACAGCAAACCTTCGGCAGGAAATCTACAAGTTCTAGACAATTCAAATTGGTGTCGAGCGCGCCTGCCAAAGGTTGGGCTCAACTTATAATTCGGTGTTGACAGACTGATGGTAAAGTAATTGAGCTATCGTGGTCTCCATTCATGTGTTTCCAGTAAACGAGTCATTGCTTTATATTAAAGAATTTTATGCTTTATTAGGTTTAAAGTGTATCCGGATAATCCAATGCTTTGAAattggaaaaagaaaaagaacacgTTTTTATTATATAATCAAACATCAAAAGTTGTAAAACACAGTATTTGCAATCAAACAAATTAATTTGATTCGAGAGTCTAAAATACActgatggtggacgtttcgtctgaATATGTACCAGAAGCCTAATTGCCAGCACTAAGGCTTTCTCACCCACAAGCGTAAATAGCCACAGCcgaatataacaaaatatttcggcagttttttttttattatactattTTACTTTGTTGACTTGGTATTCAAGCTATTTGTTTCAAGTGCAATGGTCGAGTCTTGAAGTAATCCGAGTCCTAATTATGCACTTATTTCATTGATTATATAGTGAATCATACATTCTTTCCAGTACTTAGTTGTCTAAGTCACTATGACTGGTATAACTCATGGATTAATTTAAATGAGTCTGCGGAGAAACATTTATTACACATGTAGACATACTCTTATTAAGTGTCTGGCATAGGAAACAATGCACCTTTAAGGGTAGAATCTTATGTATTATTACAAAGACATACATGTCGAGTTTGATCAAAAGCTTTTCGAATTcgaaaacaactgtcacattcatgacttgggacaggttgttttaacaacaaaaatgttttttttgtaactGGCAGTTAAATAGACAGTTATAATATTATGCAAATAAATCCCTTAAACTAAGGTTATAGTAAAAATTGAAATTCAATTAGTTTAAcgtcttttaaaattaataatcgcaatacaaataatagttatcaaaggtaccaggattatattttaatacgccagacgcgtgtttcatctacacaagactcatcagtgactctcagaacaaaatagttataaagccaaacaagtacaaagttaaagagcattgagaacccgaAATTCCtgaaagttgtgccaaatacggctaaggtaatctattcctgggataagaaaatccttagttttttttaaattgtaaagttttgtcaacaggaaatctataaaaatgactatataattgatattaatgtcaacatcgaaatgctgactactaaatAAGAAATCAAAGACAAAATACATAACAACACTAACTCAGTATGTGTATTGGAATTAGAGAAGAACCAGACTGCAAAATTTATTGTCATTAGTACCATGAATGAAaccatttaaaataattaaataaatctacaaattttgaatttaacatTAGTCTCAAATTTAAGCCTCAATGTTGAAACAGGTGCGTAATACAAAATGTTTTGACTCACACTTGGTCATAGCTAATAAAATTTGAACGACTGAAGTAATCTTCGTACGAACGACGATATTGACAAATGGTtaaaatactatatttttataGCACGAATGCATTTGTTTGCACATATATCTTGTAATCTTTCCATCCGTTTGATTTCTCGTTCCTGTGccactgaaaaaataataaaaacaatattactgAATATACCTGTGAAATTGGACACATGGCAACTGATTAATGTTATGCacagtgcaacaaaaaacaagaatttcACAAAACCCTAAAAAGACAAGGACACAGAAATTGAACAGATTATAGATCTCGTTTCCGTCTCAAACGTCTGACACAACAACTGCAGCAATATTTAGAAGTAAACtagtaaaataaaatgaaacccAACAGAAATATAAACCAATAACAAAACAATGACATTAGTATCCTTGTGTTCAATTATTTTTTAGCAATTTGAATACTACATTAATCAAACACCTCAGATGTAACAACAGACATGTACATATTGCAACAATGGAAATCTGTAGACTCGACAACATGAAATTAACGTATCATTTTCAtcaaaaaaatcaatgttatcaaaagaaagaaaatcatttTCGTAAGAACGCATGGTGATTGATTTTAAGCTGTCTTCGCAATGAAGTCTCCTTACCTGACAAACTTTAAGCAAATCCAAGGCAAcgaataaaaatagaatatacgactcagtttattttaaagaaacattAAAGTTAATTGCAAGTTATATAAATGTTACGTACCCTTTTCGAGATCTTTATCTTTATCGCAACTCTTTTTACAACGTTTGATGCATTTTGCAATCATCATAAAGGGTCTGATAATCAAATTGAGAGGAGCAGGAACTCTGGTGCGATAGTCCATAATGACAGAATATCTCCAATATCTCCACAATCTCTCAGAATTGGCTTGCACAATCTCAAAACGGTAACTACCAAAAATTAAATAGTTTGGATTTATAAACCGATTATTGTGTGAAATTTGATAGTGATATGAATTATTTGACTAGCAAGTA
The window above is part of the Mytilus galloprovincialis chromosome 4, xbMytGall1.hap1.1, whole genome shotgun sequence genome. Proteins encoded here:
- the LOC143071822 gene encoding plasminogen-like, with the protein product MQSSILFSILIVTLITNCTSNVKEKGCKKTAQGSEYKGMISTTVSNRNCQRWNFNTPHRHPFHYLDQNYCRNPDGSSVPWCYTTDPNKRWEYCNVPYCLVKKEKGCKKTAQGSEYKGMISTTSSNRDCQSWKLNSPHRHRYHYPDKNYCRNPDSSAAPWCYTTDPNKRWEYCNVPYCFKQKGCKKTAQGFEYKGMISTTSSNRDCQTWKLNTPHRHPFHNQDENYCRNPDGSAAPWCYTTDPKKRWEYCNVPFCN